The Candidatus Zixiibacteriota bacterium genome segment TCCCTTGCAGGTGTGGATGATGAAGTTCGGCTCCATCTCGAGCATCTGGAAATTGAACCCCTGCACATCCACCGAGACCCACTCGGGGTTGTAGTCCGGTACTACCAGGTCGAAGATGTAGTGGCCCTGCAGATCCGGCTGGCTGATGACGATCTGCCGCTGAATGAACTGCCCTTCGTCCACCCCCGGCAACGGCGGGGTGGTCTCGCCCGTCGCCGACCAGGCCGGCGTCGACCAGTTCACCGCCACCGTCACCAGGCTCGGCATCGCCGGCATATACTTCCCGACCGTGAACTCGATGTGAATGTCTTTCTTCCGCGTCGAGTCGAACGGATCATCGTAGAACCAGATGTTGTACCAGTTGGTCTGCGGGTAGTAGTACCACCCCTGGCCGTAGGCCCCGACGCCGCCGCCGGTCACCAGTTGCCCCGCCGGATCCACCGTGATCCAGAACTGGTTCATCTTCGGCATGGCCGGCTCCCACATGTCAATCCAGTTCAGGTTCCCCCAGGTCGCCCACACGGCGTCGTCATTCCAGTGATCCTGCGTCGACTTCCACCCCCAGGTCGTGCCGGTCGGATCGGCGACGATGGCCGACACGTTCAGCCAGTAAATCGTCCCCGCCTCCTGCCAGAACCAGTCCGCCTCGGGCAGAAACACGTTGTACTGGAAGTAGGCCTGGTGGTCGTTGTAGAGCACCTCGCCGGTCAAGGGATCGTACCATCCCTCCATCGACGGCGGGTCTAACGGCTGGGCATCCCACTGCGTCACCTCCCGTTCCCACAGGGTCTCTCCCGGCATGCTGTACCCGGTCGGACTCTGGCTCGCCGGAATATCCGCGTGGATGCTCAGGACGAACGATACAATTTGCCCCTCGATCCCGTGCTTCCATGAGCCCCAGAAGTGGATGTCCTTCACCCAGCCCGTCTCGCTGCACTGCCAGTCATCGGCCAGAACGAGCGGCTGTGTGGCGTTCACATCCCATCCCGCCTCATCCGGAAGCTGGGGATAGTGCATCTTGTGCCCGTCGGCCGGCACCCAATCGGCGGCGGCCGGCCCGATCAAGACCGCCACCAAAAGAGTGAAACCCGCCAGACGGAGCAAGTGCGAATGCTTCATGCTTCCTCCACTGACATTCGTGACTGTACGATTCAGTTTTGCCGATATAGCGATTCCTGCTGACCGACCTCAGCGGATACGATGCCAAGCCGCGCGTGGAAGTTCTGCTCGACGGCGTCGTTCGACGATGTCACTTTAAGCAACAGCCATGCGTATCCGCTTTAATTAACGGGTTCTGACAGCACCTGTCAAGGTCTAATTCGCTCGCCGGGACAGGAGATGGATCCTTCACCCGGCCGGAGGTCGCCTCCGGGGACCGGGCGCACTGTCCGCGGTGCGCGTAACCCGCCGTGCGAGTCCATGTTGACTATCATCTTCCGCCCCCGGCGCCGCCGGCCCCCGCATTCCGGGCGCTGATTTTATGTTTGCGTCGGCCTACCCCAACCCCTATCGTGAAACCGGGAAAGAATGATGGGCCGATCCACGACGAGCGGGAGCAGCGTATGGCGGTGTATGCAAATGATCCTCTGAGCTTCGTCGGGATGCTGCGGCGCGGCGAACCGGCGCGAGCGGCGCGACCCTCGTAACCCCGTGTCTTCTGAAAGGAGATGGCTCATGAAGCAGTATGGTGCGGAGTTCATCGGAACGTTCTGGCTGGTTCTCGGGGGATGCGGTAGCGCCGTGCTGGCGGCCGCCTTTCCCGGCCTGGGTATCGGCCTTCTCGGCGTCGCCCTGGCCTTCGGACTGACAGTGCTGACGATGGCGTTCGCAATCGGCCACATTTCGGGCTGCCACCTCAACCCGGCTGTCTCGATCGGCCTTTGGGCCGGCGGACGATTCCCCGCCGGCAAGCTCTTGCCGTATATCGTGGCCCAGCTCCTGGGCGGGCTCCTCGCCGGCGGCATCCTCTATCTCATCGCCAGCGGCAAAGCCGGTTTCGACGTGGCGGCCGGGTTCGCCGCCAACGGCTACGGGGAGCACTCGCCGGGCGGCTATGCGTTGCCGGCGGCGCTGGTGAGCGAAGTTGTCATGACCGCCATGTTCCTCGTCGTCATCCTCGGCGCCACCGACAAACGCGCCCCCCAGGGGTTCGCTCCGATCGCGATCGGCCTGGCCCTCACCCTGATTCACCTGATCAGCATTCCTGTCACCAACACCTCGGTCAACCCCGCCCGCAGCACGGGCGTGGCCCTCTATGTCGGCGGCTGGGCCGTGCAACAGCTCTGGCTCTTCTGGGTAGCCCCGATCGCCGGCGCCCTGGTCGGAGCCGTCTGCTACCGTCTCATCGACAGGAGTCATACCTAGCGGCCGGCCCGGCCGGGCCGCACACACACACGAGGCAGCACTCACCAAACAAAGGATGGAACACATGATGAAGAAAGTCTCACGAATGGGGATCTTCCTCCTGCTGGCGCTCGCCGCGGCCGCCCCCGGGCGAGCCGCCGACCTCGCGGGCAAAACCAGCCTAGGAGTCAGGCTCCCGTTCGTCATCCCGCTGTTCGAGGGGAAGAACTTCCAGTACTATGAGTACCCCGGCCAGCGGCCGAGAAACATCCAGCCGTTCCTGTTGGGCTGGAATTTCGGGCTCGAACTGAAGTACGGTGTCTCCAACCGCGTCATGCTCGGACTCACCGGCAACTACTTCTATACCCACGACGATTCGACGACCGAGAGCGACGCGGGCAACCAGTTCCACACCAGCGAGCGCGCCCGGGCCAAGCTGAGCGCGCTGGCCTTCGGGCTCAACGCCTACTGGTACTTCCTCCCCGAGGCCCGGCTCCAGCCGTACCTCCTCGGCGGCGCCGGCATCGACCACTGGACCCTCACATCCACCGTCAACGAGGACTCGTCGCACAATTCGACGGATCTCAACCTCAAGATCGGCGCCGGCCTCATGGTCCCGCTCAACGACCAGTTCGCCGTCGACCTCCAGGCCAGGTACTCCCACAACGTCGTCGTCGTCTCCGAGGACTTCCCGATCGGGTTCTACGGTCAGGACACCTGGGGAAGCTACGATGACCGGCCGTTCCGCAGCTACCTGGAGCTCACGGTCGGACTCGCCTGCCTGTTCGGCGGCGAACCCGACACCGACGGCGACGGGGTGAAGGACTCGAAGGATCTCTGCCCCGGCACTCCGCTCGGCGTGGTGATCGACAAGGCGGGCTGTCCGCTCGACGGCGACGCGGACGGCGTGCCCGACTACCTCGACCAGTGCCCCGACACGCCCGCCGGCGTGGCGGTCGACGACAAGGGGTGCCCGCGCGACACCGACGGCGACGGCGTGGCGGACTACCTCGACAAGTGCGCCGACACTCCCGCCGGCTTCAAGGTCGACGCTGACGGCTGTCCGCTGGATGCCGACGGCGACGGGGTGGTCGACGAGAACGACAAGTGCCCCGACACCCCTGAGGGCGCTCCCGTGGACGCCGCGGGCTGTCCGCTCGATTCCGACAAGGACGGCGTGTTCGACTACCTCGACAAGTGCCCGGGCACGCCCGAGGCGATTCCGGTCGATGAAACGGGGTGTCCGAAGCTGATCAAGAAGGGAGAGAAGATCACTCTCCACATCAACTTCCCCACCAACTCGTTCGAGATCGACGAGGCGTCGAAGAGGACTCTCGACGGGGTGGCGCAGACGATGCTCTCGTTCCCGGATATCAAGATCCGCGCGGGCGGCTTCACCGACAACACCGGCAGCACCGGGCACAACCAGCGGCTGTCGGAGAACCGCGCCAAGGCGGTCACCGCCTACCTCGAGAGCAAGGGGGTACCGGCGGATCGGATGTCAGCGAAGGGTTTCGGCGAGGATCCCAAGTACTTCGTCGGCGACAACGCCACCGAGGAAGGGAAAGCCCTCAACCGGCGGGTGGAACTCGAATCAGTCGAGTGAGCACGACCGGTCGGTTTTGGAATGCGCGGAGGCGGCCGAACGGCCGCCTCCGTATTTCTTGGCCCCATCGCGGGGGACGACGCCGCCCGCCGCTTACCCAGGCGGCCTAGAGCGACCGCACCGCCCGCTCGTACGGCGTGAACCCGGGAATGCCCTTGTGCAGCGTGAGATCGGGCTTGTGAAAGGCCGGGTTGTCGTGAATCACCTTGAGCAGCTTGTCCCGCTCCTCCGGCGCCGCCAGGTGGGCGATCCCGACCGCCCGCTCCCCGAGCGACAGCCCGCGCGGATCGAACGCCCCGTACTCGGTGACCAGCACCACCTGGTCCGCCGGGATCGCCGTCGTGGTGATCCCCGAAGGGGAGCGGTCGACGATCTTGGAGATGCCCGCCCGCGTCGTCGACTTCAGCGCTATGATCGCCACCCCTCCGTCTGAGTACTGAGCCCCGCGGATAAAGTCGGCCTGCCCGCCGACCCCGCTGTAAATCTTGCGCGCGTCCAGCGAGTCCGCCCAGATGTTCCCGTGGAGGTCGACGCCGATCGCGCTGTTGACCGACACCATCCGCGGCTGCTCGGCGATCTGGAAGACGCTGTTGGTGTAATCGCTCGGCCGGATCTGCACCGAACTGTTGTAGTGGAGCCAGTCATACTGCGCCTGGCTCTCGGCGAGGAAGATCGACGACACCGCGAAATTGATCCGCGGCTTCCAGCGGTTGCTCACCGCTCCCGACTGGATCAGCCGGATCATCGCTCCCGCGAGCAGCTCCGTGTGGATCCCCAGGTTCCGGACGCCTTTGCGCAGCACGGCGTCGGTCACGGCCTCCGGCACTTCGCCGATGCCGTACTGGAGCGTCGACCCCGGTTCCGTCCCGGAGCCGTCGTGAATATAGAGCGCGGCGATGATCTCGCCGATCCGCCGCGCCCGGTCATCGGGCTCGCGGAACGGGCTGCGCGGCAGCTCGTAATCCGAATCGACGAGGAAATCGATATCCGCTTCCGGCAGCGTTGTCCCCACCACAAACGGCAACTTGCGGTTGCGCTCGGCGATGATCAGCCCGCCCTGGCGCTGAGCCGACCGAATCGCCCCCAGCGTCCCCTCCACGGTTGTCCCCAGACTGTAGTAGCCGCCGTTGTCCGGCCCCGCCACCGAGCAGAGCACGATGTTCGGCTTCACGACGTTCATCATGGTGCGCGGAATCTCCCGCAGGTGCATCGGATGATACTTCGCCCAGCCGTTATTGACCGCCTCCTTGGTCAGCCGGCTGTTGAAAATCACCCGGTGCGTCAACCCCTGGCATCGTTCCTCCGTGTAGAGCGCCGCGATCCGGTCGCCCAGGGGAAGCACGCAGTAGAGATCGATATCCCGGATCGCCGGATCGCGGGCCAACTGCCCGAGGATAACCTGCGGCGTGGCCGCGTTGCCGGCTGAGTAGATCACGCTTCCGGGTTTGAGAAAACTGGAGTTGATGACTTCTTCAACTTTCACGATTCGCATACAGACCTGCCAACACCTTCTTCTGCACGTTCATACTTAATCCCGGCCCCGGGGCATACCGGCGGCGGGCTTGTGAAAAATAACACAAGCCTGCCCGGGCCGCCACCCTTTTCTATCTGTCGGCGAAAATAAGGTCGGAACGAGAGCGCGCTCTCGCTCGATGGGTCGCCGCCGGGCTGCTTTGTCCCGACCGTGGCCACCCTGTCGCAGTCGAACCCGCCCGCCCTGCGCCGCTCAGCAGGCCGGCGGCGCCGGTCCGCCGCGGAAGACGTACGCAATCAGATACGTGATGTCAACCACCGTGATGTCGCCGTCGGCCGTCAAATCCGCTTCCTCCGGGCACGGCGGCACCGGTCCGCCGCGGAAGACGTAGGCGATCAGGTAAGTGATGTCCGCCACCGAGACCGGATTCATACCGCTGAATTTGTGGTCGACATTCCCCCGGTTCTCACAGCACTGACCGGAACTGAAATCCTGCCAGAACCCGGCGTGGACATTAACCCCGGTGGCGCTGGTCCAGCCTACGATCGGCTGGCCGATCGTGGCCGAGAACTGCAGCGCTCCGGCCGTGCCGCTGCCGCCCCCGCCTGCCATCACCTGCCAGTTGACCTGAGCCTCCGCGGGCTCCTGCCGCAAGGTCGGCTCCGCCGCCGCACTCGGCACCGGAGCGCTCTGACTCGGCGTCGTGACAACCTGAGGCACCGGCACACTGGTCTTCGCCGGTTTCCGCACCGCGGCCCCCGCGATGCCGGCGTAGGCCAGAATGCCGACCAGCGCCGCAACCGCAACCCTCACCACCGTTTGACGAGCGACCATTCTCATTGCGCACTCCTCTATCAGCGATCTGTCACGTTCGCAAGTAATCCAAGTGATCATTGAGCAGGACCGGAAGCTCGATTCCGTGTCGGTATGTCATGTCAGCCGATCGTCCTGCGTCTTTCCCGAACGGGCTGCCGTACCGAGGGTCTTCCGAATCGGGAACTCCTTGACAATATGCGCACTTTCCGGAAAAGGGCAACCGAAATCTTGCCGCCGTCGATAACCTCAGTCGCGCGGCAACCCGTCGCGCGCATTCCGCCGGCGTCCTCGGATGAATCCCGAGTCTTCTTGTCTCAAATCCCTCGTATGTCTTGGGTGCAGCCGCCGGGCGATCCTTTGGGCCGACCGCGCCCACCCGGCTTCACTTCATGCGGCATGTCGACAGCCCGCGCTTCTCCAGATACTGCTGGTGGTAATCCTCAGCCTTCCAAAACGATGAAATCGGTTCAATGGAAGTCGCAATAGGCCGCTCAAACCGGCCGCTTTTCTCCAATTCCTCCCTGGACTTGCGGGCCGCCGTCTCCTGCTCCGGCGTCTCGTAGAAAATCACTGAGCGGTACTGACTGCCGATATCCGGACCCTGTCGGTTCACCTGAGTCGGATCGTGGCAGTCCCAGAACACCCTCAGCAAGTCCTCATATGTTACTTCGGTCGGATCATACTCGACCTGAACCACCTCGGCGTGCCCGGTCGTGTCCGAGCAGACCTGCTTGTAGGTCGGGTAGACGGTATGCCCGCCGGCGTATCCGACGGCCGTCGCTCTGACCCCCTTGAGCTGCCGAAAGGCTGCCTCCACGCCCCAGAAACAACCCGCACCGAATGTTGCTTTCGCCATATCGCCTTTCTCCGTGGAATCCGTCGATTTCGCTGCAGCCGTCGAGCCGCTCGCATCCCCTGTCGGTGGCTCTTGTGCCGCCCACGAGACGGACCCGGCCGACAGTGCGGCGGTCAGGAGTACACCAATGAATACGGTCCTATGAGTCTTCACGACGGTTGCCTCTGCTTTCGGGGCGCCATTTCCGCGGCCCCGCTTTCTTCCCCCCCCACAATCACTCCGGCTCGGTCAGGTCGAGCGCCATCACGATCGAATGCCGGCTGTAGGGAAGCGGTCCAAACTCCGACGTATCCACGGGCATGAAACCGAGCGATCGATAGAGGTGGTTGGCCGCCTCCAGGCGCGGGCTGGTCGCCAGGATCAGCGTCTCGGCCCCCAGTTGAGCGGCGCGGGCGATCGCCGCCCGGCACAGCCGCCGGCCCACCCCCCGGCCCTGGAATTTCGGCGACACCCCCATCTTGGCCAGCTCGAACTTGCGCTCCGTGTGCTTGATGAGGGCGCAGGTTCCCGCGACGTCCTCGCCGATCAGGGCGAACAGCACGCACCCCCCCCGCCCGATTACCTCCCGCTGGGGATCGGCGAGCACGATACGGTCGTACGGCTCGACCGAGAAATAGCGCTCGAGCCATTCGTAGTTCAATGCGCGAAAATGCTCGCGGTATTTCGGCCGGTAGTCTTCAATCAGGATCTCCTCGGCCGAAGGTTTCTTGTGTTCCTCCGTCATCGTCCCGCCCCGGTTCGGTTATCCCGCCCGCCGCCGTCGCTTGTCCACGAGGATAGTCCCGCGACACCGTCGGGCCCGGCAATGGCAGGGATACCGCCGTTTGAGTTCTTCAGTAAGCGCCTCATCCAGATCGTACTGGTAGTCATAGGTCAGCTCCACCCCGGGCTGGATATTGCGGGCCGCATAAATGAATATCCTTCCGTCCACGTCGACCGCCTCGCAATTGGGATCGCACGAGTGGTTGATATAACTCGCCGCGCTTCCCCCGACGGCGCCGTCGATTATCGTATTTTCGTCGACTTCGAACAGGAAGGTATGGTGGCGGTCCATCGCCAGGTCGTCGTAGCGGCGGTCGACCTCCTCGGGGGTTATTCGTTCCCCGGCGTACTCGATAATGCGCTGACCCTTCCGGATCCGGCGCAGGGCGAACACTCCGCGCCCCTGGATGCGGGACTCACGGACTTCGATCAGGTCGTGGCGCCGTCGTTTGCGACCGGTCATAACGGTATGCACGTTTGATGGTTTTCCGCCCGAACTTCTCACCCTTTAACGCCGCCCCAATAAATGTGGTTCCACCGTTCCCGTCCACCGGAATCTGTCGAGCAGCGGTCGCCCGGGCCCCGGCCGGCGAACGTCCATCTCGGGCTGGATACTCCGTCAGCCGCCTGCGCTGTCGCGCGCAGGGGCGTGGTTACGAGGTCGATCGAGGCGCCGCCGGCCCGGCTGAGTTTCCCCCGGACTGCGGCTGGAAACTCCGGCCGCGGCGGCTCCCCTGCCGCCCGCCCAACCTCTGATTTCTCCCCGTCCTGGGACGGCCCGGTCGGCGCCGGAGTGCAGGGACGCCCCTCTCCGGCGGGGTTTGAATCATCGCGCCTTGGCAGACGAGGGAGACCTACGCGAGGTTCACTTTTCGGTCTTGACCACCACAATTGTGCAGTCGGCAACCAGTGCGGCGATCGCCCCCAGGGCGGCCAGCACCGGGAGCAGGAGCGCCCCCACGGTCGCGACCGTGACCGGAATCTCAATCAGCGACTTGCCTTCCTCGTTCTTGATAATCACGTGGCGGACGTTCCCCTCGTGAATCAGCTTCTTGACCGTCTCCACCAGTTGTTGACCGGTCACCTTGAATTCTTCCGTGAACGTCTTCTCTTCGACCATGGGGCACCTCTCAGGATTGACGTGATCCGTGGCGGGCGGCGGTCCCCGCGGCGTGCGCTGCGGGATGGCCCGGATACTTCCAGGCGGCAAGGTAGAGCGCGCTCCGTCCGGTGGCAACGGGTTTTCTCGATGCGGACGCCGTCTCACCGCGCCGCGGAGGTTCCCTGCTCCCCGGCCCGGCGCCGAACGCCCCGCCCGCCGACCTTCACCCGTATGCCGCGCGGCCGGCCGCATCGGGCCTGCCGTTCGACAAAGCTCCCTGGCGTCCGGGGAGCACCCGGCGATCCGGGAAAATGGAGCGCCGAAGATCGTTTCCGATCTCCGGCGCGCCGTACCTGTGCCCGGTTGTCGGTTCGCAGTCCGCTACGGAATCAGAACCCCGTCGATGATGTGGAGGACGCCGTTCCTCGCGGCGACATCCACAAACAGCACGGTGGCGCTGTTGACCTTCACGTTGCCGTCCACGACCGCGATCTCGACCGTCCCGCCATTGGCCATCGCGGCCTCTGTCAGCGTGACGACGTCGGCGGCCTTGAACACTCCGGAAGTCACGTGGTACAGGAGGATGTTGCTCAACGTCGCCGGATCCTGAAGCAGAGCCTCAACCGTTCCCGCCGGAAGAGCCGCAAAAGTCTGTTCCGCCGGTCCAAACAGGGTGAACGGACCGTTGTACATCAGGGTGTTCTTGAGACCGGCCAGCCGGGACACCGTGTAGAGCGACAGATACTTGGTGAACCGGTTCAGCTTGCCGCTCCGGACCGCCTGGGCGATCCAGCCGGAACCGAGAGCGACGCCTTGGCCCCAAGCGGGTTCATCCGCGCCGAGGAGGAGGCGCCGGGAATGAGGACGGCATCGATCACATGGATCACGCCGTTGGTGGCCTTGATGTCGGTCGCCGTGACCACCGCGTTGTCGATCCTGACCGTGCCGTCGCCGCCGAGAGTAATAGTGACGCTGGCGCCGTTGAGAGTCTCGGCGCTGGACAGCCTCACGACCTGATCCGCGGTGACCGCACCCGGCACCACGTGGTAGGTCAGGATAGCCGTCAAAGCATCCTTGTCGGCCAGCAATGCTTCGACCGTACCGGCCGGGAGCTTGGCAAAAGCATCGTCTGTGGGGGCAAACAGCGTGATCGGTCCCGCACCCTTGAGCGCATCGACGAGATCAGCGGCTTCAGCCGCGGCCAGAAGAGTCGTGAAATTGCCGGCCGCCGCGGCCGTCTCGACGATGTCCATGGTGGGATTCGGAGAACCGCTGTTCATCGGATTCTCGTCGTCGTTGCTGCAGCCAGTCATGCCGATCGCCAGGGCAGCCACAAGGGCCGTCATCAGTGTAAACTTCCGGGTGAACATCTTTTTGCTCCTTACTATACTATGAACGTTTTCTTTTGTTTTCGGTATTCGTCCGCATCTGTCGGTGTTGCGGCCGGCTAGGCCACCCACCGGCGCTGAATGGCCTTCCACTGAACCACTTGATAGAGAGCCCCCAAACCGACCACCATATACACCAGCCGGCTCAAGAGGGTGGCGTCGCCGAGCAGTGTGGCGACCAGGTCGAAATGCAGGAGGCCCACCAGACCCCAGTTGAGTCCCCCGACTACCATCAGGGCGACAGCGATCACGTCGAATGATTTCATTCCAGTACTCCTTTTTGCGTATTCTGTTCATTATTTGTCTAAGTTCTGACTTATGTAACTCCGAAGCTGGCGGATCGGTTCACGAAAAAGGAGAAAATGGCGAAAAATATCATAACCAATTGTAATCACACTAGTTATGTTATATTCTCATGGGCTATGTCAGGTTCACGATGATCGCCAAAGTGTCCATATTATTGAACAGATACGAGACGGGTGAATCACTCGACAGCACTGCCGGTGGCCTGCGGGGAGATCGCCAAAGGCAGCAGGGCCGAAAAACGCCTGCGCGGAGGGCCACCGCCGCGTGCGCGATTCGATTGCCCCGCCGTTAGGCACGCCGTCCGTTACAGCCATCACCAGGTATCTGAGTAGTGTCCTCGTGTCAGATAAGACAAGAGCGGGGCGCGGAGTCGATCCGAGAGTACTGCGACAGCTCATCATGAGTTGTCTTACTCAGAATGTCAGGGCCGGCGATCGGAGAGTCACCCGGTCCCCGCCGACGCCCGGCGTCGGCGACGGAATGTCTATGCCCGATTAGGGAGTCGGGGGCTTGTCGCGCCCCGGTTGCAGGCCCTGCCGCGTGGCCCGGAGTCTTGTCGATGTGAGGGACACCGCAATTCTTGGCGAGACTATCGTGCGAGCTATCATCAGGGAGTGAGCATCGAGCTCCGCGGGAGGTTCGACCGACTTCAAAGTATCGTTTGAAACGAGGTCCGGGATATGAGTATCTTCCGGTATGCATGAACCTCACCGCAGTACCACCACTGTAAAGGAGGAGTATCATTGGACAATCGAATAATTGTATCAACGATTCTTATCGCCGTCTTCGCCATGGCTGTTCCCGGCCTGGCCGACTCGACCTCCCAGAAGGCGGAAAAGACTTATAAGATTCACGGGTTTCTGGGGGAGTCATCGACGGTGGCGGCGCCCAACAAGACTGTCACGCTGCTCGATGCCGACAGCAACACGGCGCTGGCTAATACCAACAGCAACTTCTTCGGAAAGTACGCCTTCAAGAAACTGCCGCCAGGGCACTATCTCGTCAAAGTAGCCGAGAAAGTCATGGAGGTCTATCTGATCGACAAAGACATTCGTCTCGATGTCGACTTGAGCGCCAATGACGGGACCATGAACTATGCCGCAGGGGCCGCGGCGCAGGCCGCGAAGCCGGCCGAAAAGTAAGGCGAGGGGACTCCCCCCGGCCGGCCGGAGGGGGACACCGATCTCGCCAAACAATTCTCCGGCAAGTACTACAGCTACACCGGAGGCTCGACATTGGGCGGCGGGGGCGGTTCGGAAAGTCAGATCGCTTTCTGTCCCGACGGCAGCTATTTCGAAAGTTATGAGTCGGGCTACTATGGTTCCGGGCAATGGGGGCAGGCGGGCCAAAGCCGCGCGAGCGGCACCTGGTCAATCACCGGCACGATCGAAACCGGGACGATCACCATCACTTACGCCAACGGAAAACAAGAGACGGTACGCTACGAGACGACCGGTGAGAGCGGCTGCTACAAATTCGGCGGCCGGTTGTACTGCTACAACGGCGCCTGTGATTAGGAGGAGAGCATCTATTATTGTGGATATTCCGGCGTGAGGTTCCAGATCCGATTGCGCCACTCCTCGGTTGGCGGAAGCGTGCTCGGAGAGGGTCGGTTGCCAGAGTGCCACGGGAGGCAGGTGAGCCTGTTCCTGACACACGGTGTGATCAGCGTCTCGACCATCCGGACCGGTTCATGACCGGTGACGCCGGTTATGTCGGCAACGTCTGCTCATCGACCGGGTGAGGTTACCCGCCATCACAAGGAACAGCGGAGCTGAGTGCGGCGTGCAGAAGTTCCGCCGGGCGACAGCCGGCGGATTTCGTTTGCCTTATCCGGCATTTGAGTTACTTTGACGGCAGAACTGCGCCCCCAGGGAGAACCATGAAGCGGTCGCACCTGTCCGATCAGCAGCTGT includes the following:
- the aqpZ gene encoding aquaporin Z, with amino-acid sequence MKQYGAEFIGTFWLVLGGCGSAVLAAAFPGLGIGLLGVALAFGLTVLTMAFAIGHISGCHLNPAVSIGLWAGGRFPAGKLLPYIVAQLLGGLLAGGILYLIASGKAGFDVAAGFAANGYGEHSPGGYALPAALVSEVVMTAMFLVVILGATDKRAPQGFAPIAIGLALTLIHLISIPVTNTSVNPARSTGVALYVGGWAVQQLWLFWVAPIAGALVGAVCYRLIDRSHT
- a CDS encoding OmpA family protein, which produces MMKKVSRMGIFLLLALAAAAPGRAADLAGKTSLGVRLPFVIPLFEGKNFQYYEYPGQRPRNIQPFLLGWNFGLELKYGVSNRVMLGLTGNYFYTHDDSTTESDAGNQFHTSERARAKLSALAFGLNAYWYFLPEARLQPYLLGGAGIDHWTLTSTVNEDSSHNSTDLNLKIGAGLMVPLNDQFAVDLQARYSHNVVVVSEDFPIGFYGQDTWGSYDDRPFRSYLELTVGLACLFGGEPDTDGDGVKDSKDLCPGTPLGVVIDKAGCPLDGDADGVPDYLDQCPDTPAGVAVDDKGCPRDTDGDGVADYLDKCADTPAGFKVDADGCPLDADGDGVVDENDKCPDTPEGAPVDAAGCPLDSDKDGVFDYLDKCPGTPEAIPVDETGCPKLIKKGEKITLHINFPTNSFEIDEASKRTLDGVAQTMLSFPDIKIRAGGFTDNTGSTGHNQRLSENRAKAVTAYLESKGVPADRMSAKGFGEDPKYFVGDNATEEGKALNRRVELESVE
- a CDS encoding acetyl-CoA hydrolase/transferase family protein; translated protein: MRIVKVEEVINSSFLKPGSVIYSAGNAATPQVILGQLARDPAIRDIDLYCVLPLGDRIAALYTEERCQGLTHRVIFNSRLTKEAVNNGWAKYHPMHLREIPRTMMNVVKPNIVLCSVAGPDNGGYYSLGTTVEGTLGAIRSAQRQGGLIIAERNRKLPFVVGTTLPEADIDFLVDSDYELPRSPFREPDDRARRIGEIIAALYIHDGSGTEPGSTLQYGIGEVPEAVTDAVLRKGVRNLGIHTELLAGAMIRLIQSGAVSNRWKPRINFAVSSIFLAESQAQYDWLHYNSSVQIRPSDYTNSVFQIAEQPRMVSVNSAIGVDLHGNIWADSLDARKIYSGVGGQADFIRGAQYSDGGVAIIALKSTTRAGISKIVDRSPSGITTTAIPADQVVLVTEYGAFDPRGLSLGERAVGIAHLAAPEERDKLLKVIHDNPAFHKPDLTLHKGIPGFTPYERAVRSL
- the msrA gene encoding peptide-methionine (S)-S-oxide reductase MsrA, with translation MAKATFGAGCFWGVEAAFRQLKGVRATAVGYAGGHTVYPTYKQVCSDTTGHAEVVQVEYDPTEVTYEDLLRVFWDCHDPTQVNRQGPDIGSQYRSVIFYETPEQETAARKSREELEKSGRFERPIATSIEPISSFWKAEDYHQQYLEKRGLSTCRMK
- a CDS encoding GNAT family N-acetyltransferase, producing MTEEHKKPSAEEILIEDYRPKYREHFRALNYEWLERYFSVEPYDRIVLADPQREVIGRGGCVLFALIGEDVAGTCALIKHTERKFELAKMGVSPKFQGRGVGRRLCRAAIARAAQLGAETLILATSPRLEAANHLYRSLGFMPVDTSEFGPLPYSRHSIVMALDLTEPE
- a CDS encoding SET domain-containing protein-lysine N-methyltransferase; the encoded protein is MTGRKRRRHDLIEVRESRIQGRGVFALRRIRKGQRIIEYAGERITPEEVDRRYDDLAMDRHHTFLFEVDENTIIDGAVGGSAASYINHSCDPNCEAVDVDGRIFIYAARNIQPGVELTYDYQYDLDEALTEELKRRYPCHCRARRCRGTILVDKRRRRAG
- a CDS encoding DUF4342 domain-containing protein; protein product: MVEEKTFTEEFKVTGQQLVETVKKLIHEGNVRHVIIKNEEGKSLIEIPVTVATVGALLLPVLAALGAIAALVADCTIVVVKTEK
- a CDS encoding fasciclin domain-containing protein, with protein sequence MSRLAGLKNTLMYNGPFTLFGPAEQTFAALPAGTVEALLQDPATLSNILLYHVTSGVFKAADVVTLTEAAMANGGTVEIAVVDGNVKVNSATVLFVDVAARNGVLHIIDGVLIP
- a CDS encoding fasciclin domain-containing protein; its protein translation is MTGCSNDDENPMNSGSPNPTMDIVETAAAAGNFTTLLAAAEAADLVDALKGAGPITLFAPTDDAFAKLPAGTVEALLADKDALTAILTYHVVPGAVTADQVVRLSSAETLNGASVTITLGGDGTVRIDNAVVTATDIKATNGVIHVIDAVLIPGASSSARMNPLGAKASLSVPAGSPRRSGAAS
- a CDS encoding DUF378 domain-containing protein; the encoded protein is MKSFDVIAVALMVVGGLNWGLVGLLHFDLVATLLGDATLLSRLVYMVVGLGALYQVVQWKAIQRRWVA